Proteins encoded within one genomic window of Fragaria vesca subsp. vesca linkage group LG1, FraVesHawaii_1.0, whole genome shotgun sequence:
- the LOC101300844 gene encoding E3 ubiquitin-protein ligase RING1-like isoform 2 has translation MNIQPYIDGAIGWWISNEGAVMPLTDELIIQFLFYKQTIHVFGPIKEEYNFLQRERVIKITLSELRTEDTTSIMQSPSMRKIKQVINIEFPSSETAVRLEVEERILQIVQNPGTPILVPPNHRIFVKAIDGIKILHDTCDKDAKQRIHDHLEATRRATCAICTDDVNLSKPSRLPCLHLFHHCCIMQWLEIKHQCPTCRSPVPHEFVTWF, from the coding sequence ATGAACATCCAGCCTTATATTGATGGCGCAATTGGATGGTGGATTAGTAATGAAGGGGCCGTGATGCCACTAACGGATGAGCTTATTATCCAATTTCTATTTTACAAGCAAACCATACATGTATTTGGTCCTATTAAAGAAGAATACAACTTCCTCCAGCGTGAAAGGGTCATTAAGATCACTCTTTCCGAGCTACGTACGGAGGATACTACTAGTATTATGCAATCTCCTTCAATGCGTAAGATCAAGCAGGTTATCAACATTGAATTTCCTTCATCAGAAACTGCAGTGCGGCTTGAAGTTGAGGAACGTATACTTCAAATTGTTCAGAACCCAGGTACACCCATCTTAGTGCCTCCCAACCATAGAATTTTCGTCAAAGCAATTGACGGGATAAAGATTTTGCATGATACTTGTGATAAGGATGCAAAACAGAGAATACATGATCATTTGGAAGCTACGAGACGTGCAACATGTGCTATATGTACGGACGACGTTAACCTTAGTAAACCTAGTCGATTGCCTTGCCTGCACTTGTTTCATCACTGTTGCATTATGCAGTGGCTGGAGATCAAGCATCAGTGTCCCACTTGCCGAAGTCCAGTACCTCATGAATTTGTTACTTGGTTTTAA
- the LOC101300088 gene encoding uncharacterized protein LOC101300088 → MASDSPPSPAVAGRDIAVGISGKSSPVGAVAGGGDEICKNGQSPPPCAVGVECLLHPSVPVAATEDNITVSTAVAGDGPNVGSGCGLHVGVGAGISSDGSNGHSSTDSAVIESDYPDLQPQDTNLVLETGNLERGTGFESPIDPVNFETINPFLALIPRSRLSVRLLPEVWRSDMGNFAMLGGRLFETGNLEEGTGIDFGSPISMGGTPVLPPVNENGFTAFTRSLLGAFGFTSVPNSMGGTPVLPLVYVEGEGGRLLPGIDFASLPISMGGTSVFYNVEGGHIGHMLAGIDSASLISMGGTVIQTGNVEGGRIRRMLAGIGLASPISMGDTLVIQTGDVEAGYLLTGSRLGVGRSDITPMNDDFRMYIVNAEPQSGNYPPPLEMSGDNSHLVRLLEQHLRSNCFVILLVTSEILGMVFEIIYQESHIMPYFVIWIVCVTIVMYAARRLAMIEGGMANREQFAVYSRCLSFFLLELLQYWGIHQGNYVTALKIILKVTGAVIGWWVVGVLQSYMDAFGMHLPLRRRED, encoded by the coding sequence ATGGCCAGTGATTCACCTCCCAGTCCCGCCGTCGCCGGACGTGATATCGCGGTCGGCATAAGTGGAAAGAGCTCACCTGTTGGGGCCGTCGCCGGAGGCGGAGATGAGATTTGCAAGAACGGGCAGAGTCCACCTCCTTGCGCCGTCGGAGTCGAGTGCCTGCTGCATCCATCTGTCCCTGTCGCCGCCACTGAAGACAATATCACAGTGAGTACTGCTGTCGCCGGAGACGGGCCTAATGTCGGTTCCGGATGCGGGCTACACGTCGGCGTCGGAGCTGGGATCTCGTCCGATGGAAGCAACGGTCACAGCTCTACTGATTCTGCTGTCATCGAAAGTGACTATCCGGACCTTCAGCCCCAAGATACAAACCTCGTGCTTGAAACTGGCAATTTGGAGAGAGGTACTGGCTTTGAATCTCCTATCGATCCGGTTAACTTCGAAACAATCAACCCCTTTCTGGCTTTGATTCCACGCAGTCGCTTGAGTGTTCGTCTACTTCCCGAAGTTTGGAGGAGCGATATGGGTAACTTTGCAATGCTTGGTGGCCGTTTGTTTGAAACTGGCAACTTGGAGGAAGGTACAGGCATTGACTTTGGATCCCCGATCAGTATGGGCGGCACCCCTGTGCTTCCACCTGTTAATGAGAATGGCTTCACAGCCTTTACTCGCAGTCTGCTTGGCGCCTTTGGCTTTACCTCCGTGCCGAACAGTATGGGTGGCACCCCTGTGCTTCCACTGGTTTATGTGGAGGGAGAGGGAGGCCGTCTGCTTCCAGGCATTGACTTTGCCTCCCTGCCGATCAGTATGGGTGGCACCTCTGTGTTTTATAATGTGGAGGGAGGCCACATTGGCCACATGCTTGCAGGCATTGACAGTGCATCCCTGATCAGTATGGGTGGCACTGTGATCCAAACTGGCAATGTGGAGGGAGGCCGCATTCGCCGTATGCTTGCAGGCATTGGCCTTGCATCCCCGATCAGCATGGGTGACACCCTTGTGATCCAAACTGGCGATGTGGAGGCAGGTTATCTGCTTACAGGCAGCCGCTTAGGTGTTGGTAGGAGCGACATAACCCCAATGAACGATGACTTCCGAATGTACATTGTGAATGCTGAGCCTCAAAGTGGCAATTATCCACCTCCCTTGGAGATGAGTGGGGACAATTCTCATTTGGTTCGACTACTGGAGCAGCACTTGAGGTCAAATTGCTTTGTTATACTGCTTGTGACATCGGAAATATTAGGCATGGTGTTTGAGATTATCTACCAGGAGTCTCACATAATGCCCTACTTCGTTATTTGGATTGTTTGTGTCACGATTGTCATGTATGCGGCGCGCCGACTAGCTATGATAGAAGGCGGCATGGCCAATCGGGAGCAGTTTGCTGTTTACTCAAGATGTTTATCATTCTTCCTTCTTGAGCTGCTCCAGTATTGGGGGATCCATCAGGGAAACTATGTAACTGCTTTGAAGATCATCCTCAAGGTCACGGGTGCGGTTATTGGTTGGTGGGTGGTGGGAGTACTTCAATCATACATGGATGCATTCGGTATGCATCTGCCACTTCGCCGTCGTGAGGATTAA